A window of Daphnia pulicaria isolate SC F1-1A chromosome 4, SC_F0-13Bv2, whole genome shotgun sequence genomic DNA:
TTAGTGGGACCGGTTGTACTGGATAACTCATCGGGTGGCATGAATACGTCCGTGTTTTGGATATCTTGGGCAGATCCACTTCCTCTAATCTTCCGACATCACTGCGGGATCCCCAGAAAACGGTTACGGAGATGctgttttcttgatttctcATAGATCTATCAATAGTCCGGAGTCGACCGGATGAAGGAACTGAAGTCTGTAGGTAACattcttttcccatttttggttctataacaagaaatataaaaaatgaattagatTTTATTATTCAGCAACGCATCAGGTAGTAACTTACCACTTTTCAAATCTTTCGATTCCGACAAAACAGCTGGGGAAAGAATCTTTGCAATTTTGTCATTGCATGGATCATTTGTGAATTTGACGGAATAGACACCATCCACACATGTTCCAACTTTTACTTTTAAGAATTTGCCCACGATAAGGTCTCTCCATTCTGGAATGGACATGGTCACATCGTTCTCTAGTTGGCAATGAACACCAAATGGAGGTTGACGAAAAAGAGTTGAACTTTGAAGTGGGGCCAGAATTTTGCTACGCGATATCATGACGGTACTCCCGAAGTCAACGAACATAACTTCGGCATGGTTAACAAATTCCTTGGTTATTCGGACTCGATAAACATGAAATTCATCCCATTTCAGCACACCATATTCCAACAAGTGGCTTTTTACATCCGCATAAAGAAGAGGAGGATAGGGCACTGAAGAATATAATTTATCAAGCTCCTTCGTCATTTGGTAAAGATCTTGAAACATCTTCTGAAATTGACCAAAAAAATAGCCGGGTTTCTCAGTATGAGTAATATAGAGATGCTGCTTATTAGCCAATTTAGCAGCGGGAATCTGTAAACACGCGATAAAACAAATGTATTTAATACAAATACTTACATAAAACTTTAAATGTTCCAAACTACCTCAAATACACATGTTGGGATGGTTATGTTGATGTTCTCCAATTTATTACAGCTGTCATCAGTGGTGGTGTTGGAAGTCAGTTTTTTCACATTGTCTCCAGTAGTGTTAACATTGGGTGAGGCTATTACATGAGTGTGGTGAGGATCCTTCGTTTTAACCACAACTGAAGTATAACTTTGCATATATTCTATGTAAGTTTGTACAGCTACACCCATTTTTCGTTCGATCATGATGGTGGCCAAAAGTTGATTATTTGAACCAAACAGTCTCACACTCTGACCCTCCTTATAGTTCTCAATCAATATTGCtttccagatttgtttttcaacatGCATCTTAAAGAACATCATGGCAGCCTCACTCCACTGATGACTTGAACTAAAAGATTCACGTGGGGCAGTGATATCAGCAAGGAGAAATTTACTAGCAAGTGGAGCCCATGTTCGAAGGTTCTCTTCTTCATTTCCAGGATAATTCAAAATTCGAACAAAGTTTGGAGGAATTTTATGAAGCTTTCCTGTATCAATACAGAAAACATCTAGTGTTCCATTTTCACTTAATTTCACATGAGTAATTCTTGCACGCTGCCACTGATTGTTGATGAACACACAGCAAATCTGATTGATATCTAGTTCCTTTAGATATAATGGTGGAGGCCTGGTCTCCAAACTATGTTGTATAGTTTCAATGAATAATTCAATCAGTATGCGAAAGCGATTTTGAGGGACGCCCCAAAAACAGACGAATGGCTCTTTCCGACGTCGAGGTGAATCGTCGACGTGAGTAATGTATAGCGACATGTTCGCCTTTTTCGATTGTCACTATTCAACTGCAGCAAAACgaatgaaatgatgaaaatatgGTTAGAACAACGAATAATCTCCTAACATATATAACTAATAAGATAACCTACGTATAAGATACGATGAACAATAACTATTTAAGACGATTGGCTTGGCTTGGCTTGGCTTCGCATTGGTACAGCAATAACACGGTACGACTACGACGCAAACTGCAGTGGTAATTATCTAACCGGTAATCAGTCTAGCCACTCACTTCACTAGCCACCAAGCGTCAAAGCCATCAAAGATCCGACAAAGAGTGTTTAGGGATTCTAAATTTATACCCCACTACCATCCTTGATAGGAAGAACATTATGCTACGCGCGACTGGCGCGAGACTAATAATTCTTCGAAAATCGAAAGGTCTTCATTGTTACCCCCATTGTTATTTTacgaaaataacatttttgaaacgtgtgatttgaaaatttagatGACGCAGTTGAGGAGATAATGACAAGATCGTTATCACACTTAAATGTATTactgaaatttataaaaacgATACATTGGAGTAGTTAAAtgagaagaaagagagagaaaaagtgtaACGGAAGTTTGTCTGGAGTAGTATCTGACTTGAGTACGCTTGTACATCATTGACTCCGCACTGGGCCTGAATTGGGCCGATTTGCATACTGAGTGAACGGCAATGGCAGGGCATTTGTAGGCTATCCGAGTACCCGCAGATAATAATCGATAATCGTACTACTCTCAGAAGTCAACTTTGAAACGTGATTCAACAAGTGAAGAACAAGTCAAGCGAGAAATTGATGatcaaaagaaatggtttAGCTCAAGCATAGGTCATCAacaaaattcacaaaacttttttttgccGTCGCAGTCTTCGTGATTGCCCCTAGAGGCCAGTTTTAGTTATTGGAGATCTGACATTTGAGAGAGATCAATCCGTTAACCTGTGTTATcggttttcaattaaattttcaaaacagaaCCTTATTTTAGGGCGCGTTGTTGTTGactaaatagttttttttactgcaaGTTTGTGTCTACTACTAATTACAATTACCATGTTTGTACGGGATTTTATTGTTTCAGTACTAAGTTGGATGGGTAAACAATCAATCAGACGTTGATCTCGCTATTTGAACTTTCCGAAGCAATCAAAATTTATCCTGTTTTATAGGTCTATTCAAGAAAGAagtgagattgttgctgttaGGACTGGATAATGCTGGCAAAACAACGTTATTGCGTATGCTTAAGAATGGCACAATGGGACAGCACAGCCCTACTTATCAACCTGGTTTTAAttagacttttttttgtgaCGCTTTTGCTAtattaatatattttatttccaaaataGTTGTAGAAGAAATAACAATTGGAAAGTTAAAGTTAATGACATTTGATCGTGGTGGACATCAACAGGGTTAGTAGTTTAGTACATAATAAAGCATTATAcagtaatttaaaatattgtaagatgctattatttaatatttatagcCCGTAGGGTTTGGAGAGATTACTATCCAGCAGTGAATGCCCTTGTCTTTGTAATAGATGCTTGTGACAAACAACGTCTTCCTGAAAGCAAATTGGAGTTGGATTTGATTCTGAGTGATGAATTGCTGAAAGACCGTCCTGTGCTAATACTGGGTAATAAAGTTGATCTTCCAGGGGCTGCAAGTAAACAGCAGTTGCTTAATGACTTAGGACTTAACCATCTAGTTTCTGGCAAAGTATGTTccattgaaatttaaatctgATTAAACATAATTTAtcctttcattttcatttatcttACAGGATAAAACAACTCATTCTCAGCTTAAATCACACCCTGTTGAACTTTACATGTGCTCCATATTGAACCGACATGGCTATAAAGAAGGCTTTGAATGGTTAGGTCAGTACATTGACTAAATCGGATGTTTGGAATGTTCAATATGAACAGCAGTAAACATATTGCTAGTTATTTgagaaaattgatttcatttactgtttttggtttggtttattAACTGCTGGACTGTACTTCCCATAGTGTCACCtaaaattgtaaaaacaataaacaaaaaagagatgtgaaaaattttcaacttgctttgaattagaaatcttttattttacttatggGGAATCACACAGAACAAACAAGAACACAAACTTAGAATAAATAACGAATTCAGGACCCTTGTTATGCTAACCATTTGCAAAAGAGTTTAACGAAACCAAAACGGTGAAACACATTCCAGATTTTGGGAAATATTTTAGCGTGTAATTAACGCAAGACAATCTGCTTCCAACaaggttgttttgtttccgttTCCATGCGTTCGGGATCATCTCtacatttctaaaattttaccTCATCTGCCACTCACAAAAGGAGTGTAACCTGAACTGCGCCTGATTAGTGGTAAAGCTGGTTAACAATAAAGGAATAGTGTGTGTTTCACTTGTAAAGACTGAAATTGAAGGTGTTACACTACAAGCTATTGAAATTAAGATAGGCCTAACTTGCTGATAGTTCTCAAATGCCAAACCAAACAACTATAGGGAATAATTTATCATATGCAACCAATACTGATAAAAACACAATCGGTCAAtgcattaataaaaaattaaggcGTGAGTCTAGATTGAAATGTCTtttattgataaaaaattCCGAGTTTAAAAGGATTGAAaacgacatttaaaaaaacgacacttaaaaaaaacattttccggGTAATTACCGATATCCAATAGGACCATTAAAACGTTAACTCGTGATAACGATTAACACGACAAACTAATCAGAACAATTTTTGGAACATAACattgcttttcttctttaacgGTCTCCATTAAATTTAGAGACCGACCAACAAATCAAATATGTTTTTGTTATCGTCTCCGACATGAAGAGAATCAACAAATTGAAGCCCGTTTTCTTTAGCTCCAAAGACAGCTCGACTATCCTTTCCAGTGCAATCAGTGACAAATTTGTCAACAGCAGCTTCCGACCAGTCAATTAGGGGTTTGTTCAAACTGCAGCAAGTTGCAAAGACTGGGATGTCAGCAAAGAGATCTACTAAAGTGCAGATATTCACAAACGGAGCCTTGCAAGAATCCCCATAATCCACAAAAAAGACATCAGCAGTATCACCATCGTAAACTTCCTTAATCTGCGCACGGAACCAGCTTTCATAAAGGGGATGTAAAACTCCATAAATCTTGCCGACTGTTGgtttcgttttgatttttaatgagTCGGAGTTCTTGCTGTAATCTTCAGATATTTCGGCttccaattttattaattCCTCTTGGTCTTTCTTCAATTGCACCCAGAATTGGCCAGGAGATGACGCGTAGACAATCACAACTTCCACAGGATTGGTAATGGATTCGTCCACCATGACCGAATTTACCGACGATACGGGACCTAGTTCTTGAGGTACTTCATGATCAATAGATACTTTGGGGGATTCCACGACCGAAGGATTTGCAACATGATCATCGACAAAAACTTTGTCTTGTGCGCCTGAAGATGCTGAAACCACGGCGCCAGATTTAACTGGCTCTTCTGGTAAAGGTTCAGTTTCAACTAGGCTGAAGAGTTCACCAAAATCACTTTCACCGTGAGAGAGTCGCACGCATAGAACTCCATCGACCAACTTCAAGAACTTGACAGAAAAGCATTCCAAATCCACGACGATTGCTTCAAATAACTTCGAGGCGGTTTCTGAAAAATTTTCGGAGCCATCCTGGCAACATTTAAAAGCCAGGGCCGGTTGTTGCGCAAATTCTTTGGGTAATCCACGCAAATCGCAGGTCTTCACGTCGCAGCTGTTTCCGTAGTCAACATAGAAGATCGTGACACAGTCTTCTTTGACGGCTTCAACCTTCGCGCGGTACCAACGGTTATCGACCTCGTAGAAAGCCAAACAAGGTTTGCCAACGGAGGGAATGAAGTCTTTTTTGTTGAGAAACTGAGGATCGAGAGCCAGTTTGTCTAAGCGTGCCATGAAATCATTCACGGAACTCGGATCAAATTGAACCCAAAATTCGGCTGGTGATTTGAAACACGAAGTGATAGCATTGGTAGAAATGATTTGCTGTGGAGAAAAGTTCACATCCTGGGCAGCCAATTCCACATCTGCTTCCAGCGATACACGTTCAACGACATTTTTTTCGATCAAATACTGGGAAGCATCGCCAATTTTAGGAACAGTTAAATCCACTTCAAAGACTCCATTGTTCTCGCCTAAATTACAGAATGTTCACTAGTGATTAAACTAAATGAAGTCGTAGAACTAACCTGGACTTGCAGGATGAAACAAAGCAGAAAGCTCCTCATTAGTTGCAAAGCATGTGTCGATGTGTTTCTGAAAATCGGGGCAGATCGGGCTGGCCTTCTTCACCCCTTTTAATTTACACTGCCAGGtctatgaaaaaaattaatacattACATAGAATTACTTCAAAATATAAACGGAATAAAAATACCATTTGCGGGAATTCCATGAAGCAGGGGGTTATTCGTTTTAATTCAGGCAGAGGAGTCTTCTGTTGATTTCCATAATCAACAAAAAGGATGTCAGCAATATCATCAACAATACTGAGGATTTGCGAACGATAGTAACGACCGTCTTCGGCGAAACGAGCCACGCAAGGTAATCCTAAACTGGGCTGATCTTCGTGCAAATCATTGGGAGAAAGCGATGAATAGAACTTTTCAAGTTGCTCCAATTGGTTCTAAGACGAGCAGAAACACAATagcacaaaataaattttacttgTAACAGGCCAGGTCATTGTTTGCAGCAAAAATTTACCTGATACGCATCGTCAATAGGACTTAGATAGAATCGAAATGGATCAACACAACAACTAACGATGACACTGATTGGTTTATCAGGAACACTGCGACTTGTATACCCAGAACTGGGTGGTGGGATGTTGGTGAAATTTGGCGCTCCGAATTCCTCGTTAATGGCAATGTTtgctttctttgtttcttccaCCAATCGCACAGGATATTTGCCTTCGGAATCTCGAATAGTGAAAGtcgctgaaaataattttcccaTAGTACGTCCTtcaaacttcttcttttcttctgctgTCCAATCGCGAGAAGCGTCTACTCCATCCAGCCTGCAGTGATACGCAAGTGGAGGTAGCTTTATGAATTCTTCGTCAATGCATTTGATTTGTTCGACAGGGGCAAGTTGCGTGTTTCCATAATCGACGAAAAGAACAGTGGCTCGCAGAGGATCACAGAATTTTATAATTTGTCCGCGATACCATCCGTTGTCTTCTTCGTATTGAACCACGCATGCCAAGCCGACCTTCGGATCTACAATTGAAGGTTTGGATTcatctgtttaaaaaaaaaagcacaaaATTATTTGTGAATCATAGAAGACAATATAATTATAACCATCTAATAATGTGTAAAATTTTACCGGAATAAACTGTGTTGAGATTGGTTCCTAATTGTGCAAGGACGGTGCAAGATTCTAACAGCTGAAGGTAGAAACTCGACGGGTCGTTTACATAAACAACTTCAACTTGCTGATTTATCGGAACATCGATTTTTTCTGGATAATTCAACTGCTGTTGGTGAGATGTTAACGGCCTTAAGCGCCCTGATGCATCATTAACTTTCTTGAGTTCTTGAGTTGCTGCCTCAATGTCGGATTTTACAGCTGGGAGGTTTTCAGTCAGTTCCTGTTTCTCTTCTTGATTCAAAACTTTTGGTATCTCGTTGTCAACCGAACTGGATTGTTTTGGAATAGTTGTACAGGTACTAACTGGACCAGGAATAAGCTTTGAACTGAATTCTGGTTCCTTGCTTAATGGTTCCATTTCACTTGTTTGAGGTAGAATTTCCGGTTCCAGCAAATTCGTTTCCTTAGCTTCCGTCTCGACGTTGTCTTGATTAGACCCATCGTCAATTTTGCGAAGGTCGCGAGGAAGATCAGATTCAATAAAGGCCGGTTGAGACAAACGCTTATCCGTTTCGATAactgaagagaaaaacaaaccatTACACAACATGTACTTTTCACTGAGCAATTCAAGACTCACCAGTagtttccgaaattttctcgTCAATACACGGACTATTTTTGATCGTTACCGAGAAATTTCCGTTGTTGCTACTCTTGATAAGGCGGTCATCACTGATTGGGATCGAAGTCAGAATTTTGGCCACCGATTCTAGAACAGCAGATTCTGCctgttttttctgtttgttaacTAGTTAAAAGACAAATTTATTAGATTACGTAAATTGTTAGCCAACCATATGTGATAACTTACCAGGTTCTACGGCATTCGGTCTAGAAACAGCATTCTGAATTTTCGTGGCAATGATGCCATTGCCTAGATCACTAGTGAATGTGACTGAGTATATCCCTTCCACACAACGTCCGATCTTCACTTTAATCCATCGATCCACGATGAGATGCTTCCATTTCTGGGAGGGAAGAGCCACGCCTTCTTCCAGCTTGCAATGAATTCCATACGGCGGATGGCAGAAGCGAGTCAAAGATTTTATGGGTGACAGAATTGTGTTGCGTGGTACAACAATGGTATTTCCGAAGTCGATAAATAGTATTTCGGCCTCGTTTCCCATTTCCTTTGTTACTCGGACGCGATAGTATACACCATCTTCTTCCCAAATAACAACTCCATGGTGGCCCAATCGACTTTCGCTACCAGCATATAGAAGGGGAGGATTCGCTTGAGTAGAATAAGCATTTTTAAGCTCATCAGCCAAATCGTTGAGATCCTTAAGGCCGCATCCTGTCTTTGAATTTGGTAGCCTTATTTCCTCAAGCTGCCCAAAAAAATAGCCAGACGTTCCAGCGTCAGTAACAAAAACGCTCTCCTCCGCAGCCAAATTCAAAGGTGGCATCTGAAATCGTTCAAAaccattaaaataaattaatttactaTTGTAAAAATACTGTTTACCTGAATCACAGAAAAGGGAACAGCAACTGTTGACAATAGGAGAGTAGATGTTGACGTCACACTTGAAATGGGACTGTTATCCTGGGGATTCGAATAAATTGCAGCAAGAATATCGCATATACTGCGACCAGAGATGTACAGGCTGATTTGCTGCCTTTCGTCGTCTTCAACTTCGGCCTTGAGATTACTTTCTTTGTTCACCAATGCAGCGAAAATTCGATTCAGACCAGGCAATTTCGAAATATTCTCCACTCCAAATAAAGAGACGCGATATGCACAGAGGCACGGTACCAAGAGCTCGTCTGGGATATCATAAATTAAGGCACGATCAATAGGAATCTGTGTTCCGATATCGACGAAGAAGACGGAGTATTTGCAGGACGGTGTTCCAAAATCCTTCATACCCGTTATCAATCCACGATGAAAGAGTTGGTCAGATGGGGAGACCGCGATACACGCCGAGCCAAGAGGCGTTCCTTGAAATGGAGTTGGAGCCATGGAATCTAGATGCTTGCGTATTTCTTGAAGATTTTTAGTCTCGCTCTTCATTCGAACGAAGAATTGAAAAGGCCCTTCTGAAATATGCGTGACAATGACGTCATAGCGTTCTTTAAGAGGAAGATTGTTGGTCACGTACGTCCTAGTAGAAACCGTTGGCAAGTTTTGTTGGGCAGAAGGGATGGCAAAATTAGGTCGTAAAGGACCACTTAGAGATGAAATGTTGCATCCAGCAGGAAACAATTTCATTACTGGATAACTGTAGAATGCAGGTTTCATGAATGAAGGTTGCTTTTCCATTGTCTCGCACATGGCTAAAGCTTCATGGTAGGATTGAGCTGCTACGCCTAGCCCTTGTTGGACCAGGGCACTTGCCAGAAGCTGATTGTTCGAATCAAACAACCTTACACCTTGATGTTCACCAAACATTGCCATGGGGATAGCTTTCcagatttcattttcgacatggatttttaaaaacgtcATTGCTAAATCACTCCATTGTCGGGTATGAGTTCCAAGGCCAAATGGAGCAACTGCATCAGCAAGTATGAATTTACTAGCAAGAGGAGGGCAGTCACGGATGTTTTCTGCTTCATATCCAGGAATGTCCAGAGTCCGAAGGAAGATGAGAGGAACTGTGTGTGTTTTCCCAGAATCAACACAGTAGACTTCAAGCATTCCAGTACGGTTTAACTTCAATTCAGGTACTGTTGCTCTATGCCAACGGTGATTGATGAGTACACAAAAAATCTCGTTACTGTCCAGGTCACTAAGATTCATAGGTGGAACTTTCGATTCTAAATGTTGCCTGATGGATTCCAGATACAGCTCCATCGTCAAATACAAACTGCGATCATGTGTAGAACCCCAGAAATAAACACATGGCCCTTGACGACCACGAACGGAGTCGTCAATATGGGTCACGTTGACCAACATGCTAGCTGCAGCCATTTTCAAtatctgaaaatattaaatagaGTTCAACATTCGAACTGTCCTACAAGTTGAGTAAATGTGAAAACGTTTACATACCAATATTTAAAGAAGTGGCATGCAGCAAAGGCAATATTGGACTTTCAAGGGCTGCAATTGCGATTGTGCCTCGTTAAGCACCTTTTaaatcaacaataaaacaagttTGAAGACGTTAACATATTGGTTACTGTGATAGatttaagacaaaaaagaaaaccaaaaaaaagaacaataggttttaattaataaaacttACCTGATTAAAAAGAGATTGTGAAATTTATTTCTGAGCACTGAGATCTCCTACCATACTTCTCACGACTCGCGTCTCTCGTGTTATGGCTGTGCTTCTGATTTTTTACCAGACAATAAAAGAATGGCGGATTTCTCATTTCCGGAGATAGCAGCGTTGCCGAGTCCAACACAACCAAACGCGAAGAATATCAACAAAGAAATGGCGGGTagcgttatttttttgttttctttttatcgaaattatttaaattggaGATATAAAATTCGAATCTTTTTACCTGATAAATGcaagttcattaaaattttaaaaatcaatttgtttggATTTGCGGAATGGCGCGAAATTTGTATGCCGGGTATTCCCCACTATTGCCAATTTCCCATTTTAAGAGGATGGCGTTGttcattttattgattttatatGAATACCAACAAAGGCTCTTTTAAATCCACATCTAGATGTGACACCGTTTGACGGAACAAGTCATCAGCATTTCAATATTAATATCCGTTTTCAAATCCTTGTCCCTGAGTAATTACCACCCCCACAAGGCCCACATTAAACTTACTGGAAAAATAGAAGGACTAGACATAAAATTTTCTCCATCTGAGAGGAACTtactaggaaaaaaaattatcaataaATTAGTAACCATGAGATTCATGACATATGAATTATGGAAGTCATCTTTGTCATCTAAGAAACTATTACTAAATTCGGACTTAGTAATATGCTGTGCGTGATATTCCAagtattttctgattttcacCTGCTGCTTATCAATTTTCAGTACTTTTTTATTCCAATATTAGTTTCTATTATTCACTCACTAAGTTTGATAAATGTTTACGATGTGCATTTGAATTGAGGaatctcctctttttttattcaagcCCCATGTATTTCTCATTAAAATATCAACGAAAAACAGGGAAGATGACAGGAATCGATCAAGAAGGCCGCTGATTCAGACATGATCATCATCTTGATTGGACGCAATGTTAACTTTTGCCAGCATCTTCTTTCAGCGAAACAGTTCGATTGAAGACCATCTTGAATGGAAACAGAAGCAAGTCAGTAAgcagaatttttgaaaaacaacaaaataatgtaTCACCTTGTCTTTCGTTGAATCAGGATCAACCGAGAAGTAGCCTACTCGTTCAAACTGGAACTTGTCGTAAACTTTAGCTCCACTTAACGATTTGTCGGCGGCTGCTTCGACTACCGACAAAGAATGTGGGTTAATGTCAGACAAAAACCCACCAGGTACCTCGTTGATATCTTCAGGGTTACTGTGCTGAAACCTAAATTAAGATTTGTTTTACTGTCGAAAAATCATTATCAGCCAATGAGATATGAAAGCTTACAATCGTTCATAGAGGCGGACCTCGACAAACATTGGATTTGATACCCAATGAATAAAGGCTTTTGGTTTTTCCGTGCAGGTGGCAGACGTGGTACACGTAACCTCCAGCTCAACGACTTGACCACTGGCATCTTTCTTAACGTTCTTCAAACTAATAACGAGTCCAGCGTATCGCAAACCAACGGCTTGGCTCTTGGTAAGCCGACGGTAGCCTTTCTCTTCAACCTAAAGTttggaaatcaattaaaataaatcagaGTTAAGAATAGAGTTGGTAAAAATCAAACCTCTCTAAAGTCCGATCGATCGATGTAAATCACTCGATCAAGAGTTACGGAGTGGGATCCACGCTGAACCTCCTTGGGGAAATCAGGGACATCGATTGTAGTCGGTCCCTCGGATGGAAAATTGAGAATGGTGACTTTCAATGGCGCTAGAACGACCATTGAACGCGGAGCAGTGAAATCGAGCGTATCCTTCACAACGGCTTCCAATTTCTGGGGATCGACTCCCATTTGAGCTCCCGTCACTCCCATTCCCGCACAGAAATTGTTGATAGCTTCCGCTGGAAAGCCACGTCGACGGAGAGCAGTCAACGTGAATAAACGAGGATCGTCCCAATCTACCGTGACAAAAAGGAGATAACAACGCTTTATCAATAGCCTTAATCACAATGAATTCGTATTACCGTGAACAATCTTCTCGGTGATAAGTTTCGCAATTTTTCGCTTGGATACCACAGTGTAGTACACATTCAAGCGACCATACTCCCACTGGACTGGGCAGTAAATGTCCAGAGCATTACAAAGCCAGTAATAAGAAGAACGTCTAAAGCGGTCAAATTAAATAGATGGAggataaaattttaaagattACTTTCATTAGGTAAATTACCTCGACTGAAATTCTTTTGTGCACAATGAGTGGGTTATGTTTTCGATAGAATCACAGAGGCAGTGAGTGTAATCATAAGTAGGATAGATACACCATTGGTCTCCAGTACGGTGATGGGCAACATATTTGATTCGGTATGCCACCGGATCGAGTTTACCCTCTTCCAGAGTCAATTTCATTCTCATAGTAGCTGCACCTTCCTCAAACATGCCATTTTTCATATCCTACAGGTGATCGATATCATTAAGGTTTCGTTTATGATCGGCAATAAACTATTTCTCTACCTCAAATAACTGAAGACTCTCTTCAATTGGGCGATCTCTAAAAGGAGAAGGAATTGGGTTGAAT
This region includes:
- the LOC124336854 gene encoding tudor domain-containing protein 15-like isoform X4, with product MAAASMLVNVTHIDDSVRGRQGPCVYFWGSTHDRSLYLTMELYLESIRQHLESKVPPMNLSDLDSNEIFCVLINHRWHRATVPELKLNRTGMLEVYCVDSGKTHTVPLIFLRTLDIPGYEAENIRDCPPLASKFILADAVAPFGLGTHTRQWSDLAMTFLKIHVENEIWKAIPMAMFGEHQGVRLFDSNNQLLASALVQQGLGVAAQSYHEALAMCETMEKQPSFMKPAFYSYPVMKLFPAGCNISSLSGPLRPNFAIPSAQQNLPTVSTRTYVTNNLPLKERYDVIVTHISEGPFQFFVRMKSETKNLQEIRKHLDSMAPTPFQGTPLGSACIAVSPSDQLFHRGLITGMKDFGTPSCKYSVFFVDIGTQIPIDRALIYDIPDELLVPCLCAYRVSLFGVENISKLPGLNRIFAALVNKESNLKAEVEDDERQQISLYISGRSICDILAAIYSNPQDNSPISSVTSTSTLLLSTVAVPFSVIQMPPLNLAAEESVFVTDAGTSGYFFGQLEEIRLPNSKTGCGLKDLNDLADELKNAYSTQANPPLLYAGSESRLGHHGVVIWEEDGVYYRVRVTKEMGNEAEILFIDFGNTIVVPRNTILSPIKSLTRFCHPPYGIHCKLEEGVALPSQKWKHLIVDRWIKVKIGRCVEGIYSVTFTSDLGNGIIATKIQNAVSRPNAVEPVNKQKKQAESAVLESVAKILTSIPISDDRLIKSSNNGNFSVTIKNSPCIDEKISETTVIETDKRLSQPAFIESDLPRDLRKIDDGSNQDNVETEAKETNLLEPEILPQTSEMEPLSKEPEFSSKLIPGPVSTCTTIPKQSSSVDNEIPKVLNQEEKQELTENLPAVKSDIEAATQELKKVNDASGRLRPLTSHQQQLNYPEKIDVPINQQVEVVYVNDPSSFYLQLLESCTVLAQLGTNLNTVYSDESKPSIVDPKVGLACVVQYEEDNGWYRGQIIKFCDPLRATVLFVDYGNTQLAPVEQIKCIDEEFIKLPPLAYHCRLDGVDASRDWTAEEKKKFEGRTMGKLFSATFTIRDSEGKYPVRLVEETKKANIAINEEFGAPNFTNIPPPSSGYTSRSVPDKPISVIVSCCVDPFRFYLSPIDDAYQNQLEQLEKFYSSLSPNDLHEDQPSLGLPCVARFAEDGRYYRSQILSIVDDIADILFVDYGNQQKTPLPELKRITPCFMEFPQMTWQCKLKGVKKASPICPDFQKHIDTCFATNEELSALFHPASPGENNGVFEVDLTVPKIGDASQYLIEKNVVERVSLEADVELAAQDVNFSPQQIISTNAITSCFKSPAEFWVQFDPSSVNDFMARLDKLALDPQFLNKKDFIPSVGKPCLAFYEVDNRWYRAKVEAVKEDCVTIFYVDYGNSCDVKTCDLRGLPKEFAQQPALAFKCCQDGSENFSETASKLFEAIVVDLECFSVKFLKLVDGVLCVRLSHGESDFGELFSLVETEPLPEEPVKSGAVVSASSGAQDKVFVDDHVANPSVVESPKVSIDHEVPQELGPVSSVNSVMVDESITNPVEVVIVYASSPGQFWVQLKKDQEELIKLEAEISEDYSKNSDSLKIKTKPTVGKIYGVLHPLYESWFRAQIKEVYDGDTADVFFVDYGDSCKAPFVNICTLVDLFADIPVFATCCSLNKPLIDWSEAAVDKFVTDCTGKDSRAVFGAKENGLQFVDSLHVGDDNKNIFDLLVGL